A segment of the Salmo trutta unplaced genomic scaffold, fSalTru1.1, whole genome shotgun sequence genome:
agaaaacactccaaagtttctgaaactgtttgaatggtgtctgtgagtataacagaactcctatggcaggcaaaaacctgagatgcttctgttcaggaagtaccctgtctgaacatttcttgcccttctttattatctctatcttttacaaaggatctctgctcttacgtgacacttcgcacgtcaacaatggagtctcagagcccgggaaaaacaggaatgacgtaattcaaagccctggctgaagcacacgagagcaaaagctgagtggtcactcaatggactgagccttacgctcgcgacccgccccgcccccggctttcggtttttccctcagtttacagacaggcagattcccggtcggaatattatcgcttctctacgagataaattgcataaaaattggttttaaacagcggttgacatgcttcgaagtacggtaatggaatatttagaatttttttgtcatattttgcgtcatgctcgtggccgagatttagcgttgggatagtgtctagaacgcacgaacaaaacgtcttgatggaacataacgatggattatttgggaccaaacctacatttgttattgaagtagaagtcctggcagtgtattctgacgaagaacaagcaaggtaagaacatttttcttataggaaatgtgattttggtgaaggctaaacttgcagggtgtctaaatagctagccctgtaatgccgggctatgtacttagattattgcaaaatgtgcttcatccgaaaagctattttaaaatcggacatatcgagtgcatagaggagttctgtatctataattcttaaaataattgttatgctttttgtgaacgtttatcgtgagtaatttagtaaaatcaccggaagtgttcggtgggaatgctagttctgaacgtcacatgctaatgtaaaaagctggtttttgatataaatatgaacttgattgaacagacatgcatgtattgtataacataatgtcctaggtgtgtcatctgatgaagatcataaaaggttagtgctgcatttagctatggtttgggtttatgtgacatgatatgctagcttgaaaaatggctgtgtgattatttctggctgggtactctgctgacataatctaatgttttgctttcgctgtaaagcctttttgaaatcggacagtttggttagataaaggagagtcttgtctttaaatagctgtaaaatagtcatatgtttgaaaagtgtaagttttcggatttagaggagtttgaatttcgcgccccgcccatcattggatattggagcagacgttccgctagcggaacgtgtagatgtaagaggataacagaactcatatggcaggcaaaatcctgagaaaaatctaagcaggaagtgagaattttggtgcttgtagtcctttcaagtcattgccaatcgaacacacggtgagttagggttcattttgcacttcctaaggcttccactagatgtcaacagtctttaaaaagttgtttgaagcttctacgatgaacagacaccgaatgacaaggaggggaaCTTGTTGAGGCAAggaatgacatcacttcttggagcgcgttcatgaggatggatcctcccgttccaaaacctttttcaagacacaggaaccgtccggttgaaatattactgaatcttcacgttctgaaggccctaaagattgatgttttacaacgtttgacatgtttgaacgaacgtaaatacaacttttttttaacttttcgtcgcGACATCGTCCGTGCACTTTCTACATTtgaagtagcttactgaacgcgcgaacaacaaggagttatttggacataaattatggactttatcgaacaaaacaacatttgttgtggacctgggattcctgatgaagatcatcaaaggtaaggcaatatttctaatgcaaattatgattttagatgactccaagatggcggctatctgtatagcctagtgtatttttctgagcgcagtactcagattatagcagagtgctttcctcgtgaagcttttttgaaatctttcatagcgtttgcataaaggagatgttcatctataattctttgaatgacagtttcattttgtatcaacgtttatgacaagtatatttgtaaattgtggcgctcattcaccggcagtatttgagggaaaatattttctgaacgtcacgcgccgatgtaaaatgctgtttttagatataaatatgaactttaccgaacaacaaaaatgcatgtattgtataacatggtgtcctaggagtgtcatctgatgatgaTCGTCAAAgattagtgcttcatttagctgtgttttgggtatttgtgatgaaTGCTatttgcttagaaaatggctgtgtggttattgtgtcgatgtactctcctaacataatctaatgttttgctttcgctgtaaagcattttggaaatcggacaacgtggttcgattcaggagaagtgtatctataaaatggtgtaaaatagtcctatgtttgagaactttaaatttggcgctctgatttctcactggctgttgaatagggtgggacgatttcgtcccacatacccgagagaggttaacacttttttggttactacatgattccatatgtgttatttcatagttttgatgtcttcactattattctacgatgtagaaaacagtaaatataaagaaaaacacttgaatgagtaggtaggtgtgttcaaacttttgactggtactgtacttttgAGGAAAAAAGGCAGCGTTCTCGACTCAAGCCCTGACTTTTATAAGGGATTTTCTGACGATTAGCTTAGCAATCACGTGACGCAGCGTGACAACCTGAAcatgattggtcgacagtctgttGGACGTGCGTTAGACGTTTGTTTACTAGCCTGTTTACTTTGGATCACGTGATGCGGCCTCAGTTAGCCCCGGGCTTGTGGCTGTTTAAATTCCTGCTGTTTGTTTTGGCAACAAACTGTAAATCACCGTGAGATGACATCATCACTGTCTGTGAATTATTATTTCAGATGACATCATCACTGTCTGTGAATTAAATGTCTGGCTTCAAAATAAACtgctgttcaccatctgggaccattcaacagtctagatttaccaggttgtTACTTTTTGGGGTTCTCATAGGCTTACAATTGTTGTCTTGATTGTTGCTTGAACATGATCTTGCTCTGATAATGTGTAGAAATATTcggaatacattgtgaaaaacgaagatctttgctcaccatttctGCCCACGCAGATATACTGCAACTAAATAACAGATGTACTGCAACTAGATAACAGATGTACTGCAACTAGATAACAGATGTACTGCAACTAGATAACAGATGTACTGCATATTGGTGACCAAGAATCTGCTTAGGGTTTCAACCACTATATTAACTTATTTCTACAATCATCCACTTTACTACTGTAAAGTGGATGATTGTAAGACTAAATATGAGTGTTGTTGCTTACTTGACTGTGTTATTAAGACAATAGTCAAAGTTTGTAAAAGCTTTTAAACATTCATTACAATCATAAAAATCATGGGCATCACCTTTTAGCTCatataaacagtggatttctgctgttgtgggcctttaactgtctgtctgactttgttgttcacacaggagagagacttgactatcgtggatcctctggagagcctcaacaacctcatggtgctgacgaggcagagaagagtccccccagatcagaacacctcaagaaacaccagcggaAACCCACAAggaagaaatctcaccactgctctgactgtgggaagagattcacctcttcAACAGACCTTAAAAGACATCAGAGaatccatacaggagagaaaccatatagctgtgatcggtgtgggaagagttttactacatctagccagctgactatacaccagagaatacacacaggagagaaaccttaccactGCGCTGACTGTGGAACAAGTTTTGTTTCTTCCCAATATTTAAAatcacacaagagaacacacacaatagcgaaaccttaccactgctctgactgtgggaagtgttttgtttcgtcacaatatttaaaatcacaccagaaaacacacacaggagagaagccttatagctgtgatcaatgtgggaagagatttagtCACTCAAGCAACCTGATGGTACATTTGAGAacgcacactggagagaaaccttattgctgtgatcaatgtgggaagagttttacttcatctagccagctgactatacacaagagaacacacacaggagataaaccgtaccactgctctgactgtggaaagagttttgtttcatcccaatatttaaaatcacaccagaaaacacacaaaggagagaagccttatagctgtgatcaatgtgggaggagttttactcacTCAAGCAAcatgatatcacaccagagaacacacacaggagagaaaccttatagctgtgatcaatgtgggaagaggtttactCAGCCAAACATCCTGATAGCCCaccaggaaacacacacaggagagaaatcttatagctgtgattaCTGTGGCAAGAATTACGCTGGTAAAAGagctctgattaaacatcagaaaatacatgcatgaaggagttgttacatgatatcaatgaaataatgtcacaatgtagaatgttttaacattgtagtaggagtattttaatgatgtcacaatgtagaaccctaaacatttacccccctgttctattgatttcagcatgatatggatattaccCTCATTGGAAAAAtacaggctctgaaatggaagagtactatttatgtgattaaCATAAACACAAATGAAGTGTTGTGTTTCACTTCCCGCGTTTGCGACCTACTTGAATCAAACTGCAACACTTTAAAATTGCttactgtcttctgcaggttgtcgtctaaccagtgaggtaaaagatatctcccatttccatgtgtttgttttagttgttagtttcaacagcacgtacaacctgatttcccccctaattgatatcagtgatttcttgctacttgtcaaaacaacagtgtttttGGTCCTTGTGCAATGTATAAGGTGctcgtttaaaaaaatataagtaatatgctaaatgacttaaatgtaaatgtaaatgtaaatatgattactattgtgtttgtgtatatagtacattttatgtttaggttttcaatatatcacaaaccatttctgcatattggttattgatttggacaagttaaaactgttttgacattgggctatcccacctaggAAAATGTTgttgaaaagacgttgaaaataatAAGCCCGACGTCCAATCTACGTTCGGTTgttgaaaatacttatttttcaGGTCAATGACTTCAAAGCAACTCAATTTCAACGTACTTGCATTCTATGCATATGGATGCAGTATAAAAAAAATGAACTTGGACTAACTGATTAacaattttattaacaatgaaCAGTTTTATTAACAATGAACagttttattaacaatcctacaacactccagtatttctttacaacattcaactgctaattgtctttattccactactgaagaatcatgactcaaatcacctcatatttcaaacatccagcctgacaaaagatacatgttttattattccatgcctcaccattaagtgaattattgccaatacatattaacaaaggggtgtacattcgGTTTTTATATTTTCATGTAATAATATTTCAATgtaatgtaacatttagtaatcacaATAATTTATGAGACTAACTGAGTTTTATTGGCACAATTATATCGTTATTAACAATGTTGTAAAACAAGCGTATATTTTTGGTTGGATATTACATCCTATTCTTACTATTTTAATCAATgtcatttccttagaatgctcattagtctttcagttggttattctttagtttttttatcctcttatgtttgttgtgttgtaaatgtttccgtttttattttcatagttttttattACGTTTGAAGAGCATTGTgttcatccatgtctgaaatgtgcattgtaaatttgaacatattgcaaaacaaatgaacccaatgactgaccaatcatcACTCTTGCAAAACCAAAAACCAAAATCAACACATATCTTGATCCATCTTAGTATCAgttttcaaccaatccagtacaTTTTTgttgaacttttttttttttaaatcaacaatacgtcaaaagattcaactactgaaaactgaaacaaacaaatggatcaaacagatcaatcccacttttccagcctgctgaaggcgtggtggagtggtaaacaccaacCTCATCTCTACCAGGGGCTTCAAGTGGTCTCCCACAGATTTAATATCATGTTCTAACAGAATGTAAACTTTCTGCACCCTCTTTCTCACTCAGTAGATTTCCTCTAGTTCTAATATGTTAACATGAATAAGTACATTTCAAGTTATAATTCAACaccatgttctgtggccttgctgttccatttcttgactgcccctgcaacacagaaacacatttagtcatattatataaaacactcgaagtatctactgtattattgactgtatgtttgtttattccatgtgtaactgtgttgtatgtatcaaactgctttactttatcttggccaggttgcagttgtaaatgagaacttgttttcaactggcctacctggttaaataaaggtgaaataaaattaaaaaatgaaaTCTGCGGCCTCAAATCCAATGTActcataaagcccttcttacatcaccagatgtcacaaagtgctatacagaaacccagcctaaaaccccaaacagcaagcaatgcagatgtagaagcacagtggctagaaaaaactccctagaaaggcagcaacctaggaagaaacctagagaggaaccaggctatgaggggaggCCAGTCCCCTTCTGATTGTGCCTGGTGGAttttataagagtacatggccattaaggccagatcgttcttcaagatgttcaaacgttcatagaagaacagcagggtcaaataataatcacagtgtttgTAGAGGGtgcctcaggagtaaatgtcagttggctttaattttttacccctttttctccccaatttagtgatttccaattggtagttacaatcttgtcccattgcagcaactcccgtacggactcgggagaggcgaaggtcgagagccgtgcgtcctccgaaacacaaccctccaagcctcactgcttcttgacacactgacccagaagccagcagcaccaatgtgtcggaggaaacaccgtacacctggcgaccatgtcagcatgCATGTGCCCGGCCTGCCATAGGAGTCGCTggagcacaatgggacaaggacatcccagccagccaaaccctcccctaaaccggatgaagctgggccaattgtgtgtcgcctcatgggtctcccggtcgcgtcCGGCTGCGGCACAGCCCTGTATCGAACCAGTATTTGTAGTTAGCTGAGCCTTCTGAGGTCGAAACAAcaggtaaggtagagagagggtcgaaaacagcaggtctgggacaaggtagcacatttggtgaacaggtcagggttccatagccgcaggaagaacagttcaaactggagcagcagcacgaccaggtggactggggacagccaggagtcatcagggcaggtagtcctgaggcaaggCATGGTCCTAGAGCTCAGGTCCTCTTAAAGATAGAGAGAGTGCGAGATGGAAGAACTATAGGGAGCATACTTAAGATCACACAGGACCCCAGAGAattgtgtgacctctcacctctctggctgtagatgtgttcttcctaaccagtccctcaacagctctgactgagctccaccctcactgggtcttcagaggagaggatggctaaggagggatggaaggatgaatggatcagtcagtcaacaaGTCAGTAATATAAAAAGAGTGTTGATCATCTTAAATGTCCATCTCCCACCCATGGAGAGACCTATATACTGTATCCAGGGTTGGGtaagttactttctaaatgtaatctgttagttACTTGTCCAacattgtaatcagtaacataacctttggattacccaaactctaacgtaatctgattactttcagattactttccccttaagaggcacaGGTTTGTACcacagtcataaaatctgatttcactttaaccatactgctaaccctaatgcctaaccctaaccttaaataacCCCAACTTTAGCCATACTGCTATCCCTAATGCCTAAACTTAGATGATTTTTTACAATATAGCACATTTTGACTGCAGCTGTCCCTTTTAGCGGAAATCGATCAGTTCTGCGGAGCTATATCCAACAAAAGTGTCATACTTCTCGTGCTtcgcagagcagagcagagctgttgtgaagaaagttgtcaaggaagtgagtttgtgtttatacaggacctccccaCCCTCACCTATCTTAAACAAATCATGTCAAAGCGGAGCAATATGTAGCCTTCCGCATAGATACAATAATTTGAGAGGCACACATCAATGCGGaacggagctcaatttggcctctgcatgacTCCGGAGACTCCGCTTCCTTGACTaattccttcacaacagctctgtgcTGCTCGGCGAAGCACAAGAAGTATGAAATCTTCGCCATGGTTTGTTGGACAAAACCTATGGGGAAACAAATGCCGTTTTTGGATAAACACTGAAAATAAGGTATGTGGTGAatacaggcttaggagatcttataagttttgtttgttttgttttaccttgtctcgatcaattcaaatcaaatctggATCAATCTGAATGTTCTCGGCTGCGATGACGTATCCCAGAAGGGAGATAGTGGAGCGATGAATTTCACACTCTGCCTTTTGACAAacaactggttctccaggagaTGCTGGAGAACTTGTAGGACATGGAGAACATGTTCCTGAACCGAACTGGAAAAGACAAGGATGTCGTCAAGGTAGACAAACACAAACCGGTTCAACAAATCACAGAGCACATCAGTCGGAATGGCATAACCAGATACGCGTAATGCCTGCTAGCTGTGTGAAAGACTGTCTTCCATTTGTCTCCTTCCCGTATCCAAATCAGATGGTTTgcattccgaaggtccaacttCGAGAATACTGTCGCCCCCTGGAGAGGCTCGAAagccgaggagaggagtggtagcgGTTAAGGCCCTGGTAGTCGATACACGGGAAACTTGtgtccttctccacaaagaa
Coding sequences within it:
- the LOC115182223 gene encoding zinc finger protein 239-like, whose translation is MPPEKRVPERPSKHLKKHQRKPTRKKSHHCSDCGKRFTSSTDLKRHQRIHTGEKPYSCDRCGKSFTTSSQLTIHQRIHTGEKPYHCADCGTSFVSSQYLKSHKRTHTIAKPYHCSDCGKCFVSSQYLKSHQKTHTGEKPYSCDQCGKRFSHSSNLMVHLRTHTGEKPYCCDQCGKSFTSSSQLTIHKRTHTGDKPYHCSDCGKSFVSSQYLKSHQKTHKGEKPYSCDQCGRSFTHSSNMISHQRTHTGEKPYSCDQCGKRFTQPNILIAHQETHTGEKSYSCDYCGKNYAGKRALIKHQKIHA